One genomic segment of Candidatus Fusobacterium pullicola includes these proteins:
- a CDS encoding zinc chelation protein SecC, protein MSNPKTALELMKARYEAYTKGDIEFIKKTHDPKTARGIDWKEAEEWSKNSKWLGLEIVETIAGTQFDKEGIVEFKAKYIDMATGEEIIHHERSYFVKKGRHWYYKGWLPIK, encoded by the coding sequence ATGAGCAATCCTAAAACAGCACTTGAACTTATGAAAGCTAGATATGAAGCATATACCAAAGGAGATATTGAATTTATAAAAAAAACTCACGACCCTAAAACTGCTAGAGGAATAGATTGGAAAGAGGCAGAGGAGTGGTCTAAAAATTCTAAATGGTTGGGTCTTGAGATTGTTGAAACTATTGCTGGAACTCAATTTGATAAAGAGGGAATTGTCGAATTTAAGGCTAAATATATTGATATGGCTACTGGTGAAGAGATTATTCATCATGAAAGAAGCTATTTTGTAAAAAAAGGTAGACACTGGTACTATAAGGGATGGTTACCTATTAAATAA
- a CDS encoding EFR1 family ferrodoxin (N-terminal region resembles flavodoxins. C-terminal ferrodoxin region binds two 4Fe-4S clusters.), translated as MEIYYFSGTGNSLYIAKRVKKYIDNSVLIPIENVSQLNEIKPLSSEVGFIFPVYFGDIPKIVESTIKKFNFSTVNYIFVIPNCYSIFGKTFLTFEKLLKSKNKNISYRNVLFMPDNAILFPIEKDQEKLEEIEKTILPILNDIKNRIITPNTPTTYTQILQTFFMKLFSEWEFSPKKFKVNSNCIGCGICKQVCPCKNIELNNKRPLFGSNCTHCLSCFHWCPKEAISMKNFTIKNRRKYHNPNIVLDEIIRN; from the coding sequence ATGGAAATATATTATTTTTCTGGAACTGGTAATTCTTTGTATATTGCTAAAAGAGTAAAGAAATATATTGATAATTCTGTACTCATTCCTATCGAAAATGTTTCACAACTTAATGAGATAAAGCCACTCTCTTCTGAAGTTGGTTTTATTTTTCCTGTATACTTCGGAGATATTCCAAAGATTGTAGAATCTACAATAAAAAAGTTTAATTTCTCAACTGTTAATTATATTTTTGTTATTCCTAATTGCTATAGTATCTTTGGAAAAACTTTTCTCACTTTTGAAAAACTTTTAAAATCTAAAAATAAAAATATAAGTTATAGAAATGTTTTATTTATGCCTGATAATGCGATACTTTTTCCTATAGAGAAAGATCAGGAAAAACTTGAAGAAATTGAAAAAACTATCTTACCTATTCTTAATGATATTAAGAATAGAATTATTACTCCAAATACACCTACAACTTACACTCAAATACTTCAAACATTCTTTATGAAACTTTTTTCTGAATGGGAATTTTCACCTAAAAAATTTAAAGTAAATAGTAACTGTATTGGGTGTGGAATCTGTAAACAAGTATGTCCCTGTAAAAATATAGAACTTAATAATAAGAGACCTTTATTCGGTTCTAATTGTACACATTGTTTATCCTGTTTTCATTGGTGTCCAAAAGAAGCTATCTCAATGAAAAATTTTACAATCAAAAATAGAAGAAAATATCATAATCCCAATATTGTATTAGATGAAATTATTAGAAATTAA
- a CDS encoding GNAT family N-acetyltransferase codes for MHIVVNKLRKSPDFIKELTYVIEVNGEVEGAIFYNNSKIVDKMGVEYPIISFGPVFISPQFHRQGLGRKLINYTIEKAKEMGYRAIITL; via the coding sequence ATACATATAGTAGTAAATAAGTTACGTAAAAGTCCAGATTTTATAAAAGAATTAACTTATGTTATTGAAGTAAATGGAGAAGTAGAAGGAGCTATTTTTTATAATAATTCTAAGATAGTAGATAAAATGGGAGTAGAATATCCTATAATTTCTTTTGGACCTGTATTTATATCACCACAATTTCATAGACAGGGATTGGGAAGAAAGTTAATAAATTATACAATAGAAAAAGCTAAGGAGATGGGATATAGAGCAATTATAACTTTATAA